The following DNA comes from Acidimicrobiales bacterium.
CCAGCGCCGCCCGGTCGCCGTCGACCCGGCCGCCGGACACCGACCGGGTGTCGACCTCCAGCCCGGTCGACGCCCGCAGCCGGCCGGCCTCCTCGAACACGAGGTCGTCGACGTCGAGCGGCCGGCGCCGCAGCGGGAGCGAGCCCTCGTCGGCGCGGGCGAGGAGCAGGAGGTCGTCGACCACGGCCTGGAGGCGGAGGTCCTCCGCCAGCACGGTGGCGGCCAGGTCGGCGGCGTCGGCCCGGTCCGGGTGGGCCAGCGCCACCTCGGCGTGCTGGCGGATGGAGGCGACCGGCGACCGCAGCTCGTGGGAGGCGTCGGACACCAGCCGCCGCTGCCGGGCCTGCGCCTCCTCCAGCCGGTCGAGCATGCGGTTCATCGTCCCGGCCAGCCGGGCGATCTCGTCGGACCCGGGCGGCACCGGGACCCGGCGGTGGAGCTGGGCGGCGGAGACGGCGTCGACCTCGGCCCTGATCGCTTCGACCGGCGCCAGCGCCCGGCCGGTCAGCCGCCACACGGTGAGCCCGACGAGCACGAGCAGCGCCGGCACGCCGGCGGCGAGCAGGGCCACCACCGACCCGACCGAGTCGTCCACGTCGTCGAGCGACCGGCGGACCCGCACGGTGAGCGCCC
Coding sequences within:
- a CDS encoding histidine kinase dimerization/phospho-acceptor domain-containing protein — encoded protein: MAGERPGLRARLGTVRVRATVAAVAVVGAALLAGAVVLVASLRSSLTGEVRTAARLRAAAVATEVEGGVSPADAVALTVDDESVEVLDAGGRVVAAGVSDLDEGERWLAADAPAGALTVRVRRSLDDVDDSVGSVVALLAAGVPALLVLVGLTVWRLTGRALAPVEAIRAEVDAVSAAQLHRRVPVPPGSDEIARLAGTMNRMLDRLEEAQARQRRLVSDASHELRSPVASIRQHAEVALAHPDRADAADLAATVLAEDLRLQAVVDDLLLLARADEGSLPLRRRPLDVDDLVFEEAGRLRASTGLEVDTRSVSGGRVDGDRAAL